One Thermovirga sp. genomic window carries:
- a CDS encoding amidophosphoribosyltransferase (Catalyzes first step of the de novo purine nucleotide biosynthetic pathway): AKLDIDTLRSAVGADSLHYLSIGDLVSAIGLPPSDICTACFSGDYLDGGEDNGVDL, translated from the coding sequence CCGCTAAACTGGACATTGACACCCTACGCTCGGCGGTGGGCGCGGACTCGCTTCATTACCTGAGCATCGGAGATCTTGTCTCGGCGATCGGCCTTCCGCCATCGGATATCTGCACCGCCTGCTTCAGTGGGGATTACCTTGATGGAGGAGAGGATAATGGAGTGGACCTATGA